In Halococcus hamelinensis 100A6, a genomic segment contains:
- a CDS encoding NADP-dependent malic enzyme, with amino-acid sequence MGLDEDSLDYHSQEPHGKIEISTTKPTNTQRDLSLAYSPGVAAPCMEIYDNPDDAYTYTAKGNMVGVVSNGSAVLGLGDIGAQASKPVMEGKGVLFKRFADIDVFDIELDQEDPEDIIRTVTAMEPTFGGINLEDISAPECFAIEEGLRESMSIPVFHDDQHGTAIISGAALVNAVDLAGKEMGDLRVTFSGAGASAIATANFYISLGVDPDNITMCDSSGILTQQRAENGELNEYNREFARDIEEGSLADALEDADVFVGLSVADVADQDMIRSMNENPIVFAMANPDPEIGYEEAKTARDDTVIMATGRSDYPNQVNNVLGFPFIFRGALDVRASEINEEMKVAAARALAELAREDVPDAVVKAYGDQPLQYGSEYIIPKPVDPRVLFEVTPAVAEAAVESGAARSDIDVEAYTEELEARLGKSREMMRVVLNKAKSEPKRVVLAEGGDEKIIRAAHQIQEQGLAEPVLIGDRSRIEGTMEGLGLAFEPDIVDPDETDLDRYTERLYELRQRKGVTRNEATELLRDANYLGSVMVEMGDADAMLTGLMHDYPSALKPPLQVIGTHEKADYAAGVYMLTFKNQVVFVADATVNQNPSAEVLAEVTEHTADLARRFNVEPRAALLSYSNFGSVDNEGTRKPRRAAQMLNESGVDFPVDGEMQADTAVVEDILEGTYDFSNLDGSANVLVFPNLEAGNIGYKLLQRLGGADAIGPMLVGMDKPVHVLQRGDEVKDIVNLAGVAVVDAQENGS; translated from the coding sequence ATGGGACTCGACGAGGATTCACTCGATTATCACAGCCAGGAGCCGCACGGCAAGATAGAGATCTCGACCACGAAGCCGACGAACACCCAGCGCGACCTGAGTCTGGCGTACTCGCCGGGCGTGGCTGCGCCGTGTATGGAGATCTACGACAACCCGGACGACGCCTACACCTACACCGCGAAGGGCAACATGGTGGGCGTGGTCTCGAACGGCTCCGCGGTGCTGGGGCTGGGTGACATCGGCGCACAGGCCTCGAAACCCGTGATGGAGGGCAAGGGCGTGCTGTTCAAACGCTTCGCCGACATCGACGTCTTCGACATCGAACTCGACCAGGAGGACCCCGAGGACATCATTCGAACCGTCACCGCGATGGAGCCGACCTTCGGCGGGATCAACCTCGAGGACATCAGCGCGCCCGAATGTTTCGCGATCGAGGAGGGTCTCCGCGAGTCGATGTCGATCCCGGTCTTCCACGACGACCAGCACGGGACCGCGATCATCTCCGGGGCCGCGCTCGTGAACGCCGTCGACCTCGCGGGCAAGGAGATGGGCGACCTTCGCGTGACCTTCTCGGGGGCCGGCGCGAGCGCCATCGCCACCGCGAACTTCTACATCTCGCTCGGCGTCGACCCCGACAACATCACGATGTGTGACTCCTCGGGGATCCTCACCCAGCAGCGCGCCGAGAACGGCGAACTCAACGAGTACAACCGGGAGTTCGCCCGCGACATCGAGGAGGGGAGCCTCGCGGACGCCCTGGAGGACGCCGACGTCTTCGTCGGGCTCTCCGTCGCCGATGTCGCCGACCAGGACATGATCCGCTCGATGAACGAGAACCCGATCGTGTTCGCGATGGCGAACCCCGACCCGGAGATCGGCTACGAGGAGGCCAAGACCGCGCGCGACGACACCGTGATCATGGCGACCGGGCGGTCGGACTACCCGAACCAGGTCAACAACGTACTGGGATTCCCGTTCATCTTCCGTGGTGCGCTCGACGTCCGCGCCAGCGAGATCAACGAGGAGATGAAGGTCGCCGCCGCGCGGGCGCTCGCCGAACTCGCCCGCGAGGACGTCCCGGACGCCGTGGTGAAGGCCTACGGCGACCAGCCGCTCCAGTACGGCTCCGAGTACATCATCCCGAAACCCGTCGATCCCAGAGTCCTCTTCGAGGTCACGCCCGCGGTGGCCGAGGCGGCGGTCGAGAGCGGCGCGGCGCGTTCGGACATCGACGTCGAGGCGTACACCGAGGAGCTCGAAGCCCGGCTCGGCAAGTCCCGCGAGATGATGCGGGTCGTCCTGAACAAGGCGAAGTCCGAGCCAAAGCGTGTGGTGCTCGCCGAGGGCGGCGACGAGAAGATCATCCGTGCGGCCCACCAGATCCAAGAACAGGGGCTCGCCGAGCCCGTGCTGATCGGCGACCGGAGTCGGATCGAGGGCACGATGGAGGGGCTCGGGCTGGCGTTCGAACCCGACATCGTCGACCCCGATGAGACCGACCTCGATCGCTACACCGAGCGGCTCTACGAACTCCGCCAGCGAAAGGGCGTGACGCGCAACGAGGCCACCGAACTCCTGCGTGACGCGAACTACCTCGGGAGCGTGATGGTCGAGATGGGCGACGCCGACGCGATGCTCACTGGATTGATGCACGACTACCCCTCGGCGCTCAAACCCCCGCTCCAGGTCATCGGGACCCACGAGAAAGCCGACTACGCCGCCGGGGTCTACATGCTGACGTTCAAGAATCAGGTGGTGTTCGTCGCCGACGCGACGGTGAACCAGAACCCGAGCGCGGAGGTGCTCGCGGAGGTCACCGAACACACCGCCGACCTCGCGCGGCGGTTCAACGTCGAGCCCCGGGCGGCGCTCCTCTCGTACTCGAACTTCGGGAGCGTCGACAACGAGGGTACCAGAAAGCCCCGCCGGGCCGCTCAGATGCTCAACGAGTCGGGCGTGGACTTCCCGGTCGACGGCGAGATGCAGGCCGATACCGCCGTGGTCGAGGACATCCTGGAGGGGACCTACGACTTCTCGAACCTCGACGGGTCGGCGAACGTCCTGGTCTTCCCGAACCTCGAAGCCGGGAACATCGGCTACAAGCTCCTCCAGCGCCTCGGCGGTGCGGACGCCATCGGCCCGATGCTAGTCGGGATGGACAAACCGGTGCACGTCCTCCAGCGAGGCGACGAGGTCAAGGACATCGTGAACTTGGCGGGCGTCGCGGTCGTCGACGCACAGGAGAACGGCTCGTAA
- a CDS encoding SDR family NAD(P)-dependent oxidoreductase yields the protein MGTITGDFADETVIVTGASSGIGRAVALAFGEAGATVVNADVRAEPKDHDAERPTHEAIREAGGESEYVETDVSDPAEIESVVEAAREFGGVDVMINNAGVHVSRRFREVSPEDLERVHRVNTVGTFFGTQAAANDMIERGEPGCIVNTASSTASMPDWEHAHYAATKGAIRMVTRSAALELAQYDIRVNSVAPGPVATEITEGWSERAEESVGGDGRTPPTRAGRPSDLAGAYLYLASEGADYVTGEQVWVDGGSRIA from the coding sequence ATGGGTACGATCACCGGCGATTTCGCCGACGAGACGGTCATCGTGACGGGCGCGAGTTCGGGCATCGGCCGCGCGGTGGCGCTCGCGTTCGGCGAGGCCGGCGCGACGGTCGTCAACGCCGACGTCCGAGCGGAGCCGAAGGACCACGACGCCGAACGGCCGACCCACGAAGCCATCCGCGAGGCCGGCGGCGAGAGCGAATACGTCGAGACGGACGTCTCGGACCCCGCGGAGATCGAATCCGTCGTCGAGGCCGCCCGCGAGTTCGGCGGGGTCGATGTAATGATCAACAACGCCGGGGTCCACGTCAGCCGGCGCTTTCGCGAGGTGAGCCCCGAGGACCTCGAACGGGTGCATCGGGTGAACACCGTGGGGACCTTCTTCGGGACGCAGGCCGCCGCGAACGACATGATCGAGCGCGGCGAGCCGGGGTGTATCGTCAACACCGCCTCCTCGACCGCCAGTATGCCCGACTGGGAGCACGCCCACTACGCCGCGACGAAGGGCGCGATCCGGATGGTCACCCGGAGCGCGGCGCTCGAACTCGCCCAGTACGACATCCGGGTCAACAGCGTCGCGCCGGGACCGGTCGCCACCGAGATCACCGAGGGCTGGTCCGAACGGGCCGAGGAATCGGTGGGTGGCGACGGGAGGACACCGCCGACGCGCGCGGGCCGGCCATCGGACCTCGCGGGCGCGTACCTCTACCTCGCCAGCGAGGGGGCCGACTACGTCACCGGCGAGCAGGTCTGGGTCGACGGCGGCTCGCGGATCGCCTGA
- a CDS encoding glycerophosphodiester phosphodiesterase: MERGSVERVPPATTQRSDDLLSIAHRGFAGIAPENTIAAMRAACGDSADGPGADMVEIDVQPAANGEPVVFHDLTLGRLTDVPPADRRRRVSETPLETLRNYSVLGSDERVATFAEVLDALPADVGVNVELKHPGTGQPRRELDPRDRSRGRDRWSPLVERVVRALDDHRNAALVSSSYEGALAAMRDVAPETPLAYLFWNSIEAGLAVTERYDCEAVHPSLDMVRGTDLFNSGYVPTGPFVDVDLVERAHETGRPVNVWTVTDWHQASQLRAAGVDGLIADYPGLTRATPPRTATDAGRSAPDASAAMSND, translated from the coding sequence ATGGAACGCGGTTCCGTCGAGCGAGTCCCGCCGGCGACGACGCAACGGTCGGACGACCTCCTCTCGATCGCCCACCGGGGCTTCGCGGGCATCGCCCCGGAGAACACCATCGCCGCGATGCGGGCGGCCTGCGGGGATTCGGCGGACGGGCCGGGCGCGGACATGGTCGAGATCGACGTCCAACCGGCGGCGAACGGCGAGCCGGTGGTCTTTCACGACCTCACGCTGGGCCGGCTCACCGACGTCCCGCCCGCCGACCGACGCCGACGGGTGTCCGAGACCCCCCTCGAAACCCTTCGAAACTACTCGGTGCTCGGGAGCGACGAGCGGGTGGCGACGTTCGCCGAGGTGCTCGACGCACTGCCCGCGGACGTCGGGGTGAACGTCGAACTCAAGCACCCGGGGACCGGCCAGCCGCGCCGCGAACTCGACCCCCGCGACCGGAGCCGGGGCCGCGACCGCTGGAGCCCGCTCGTCGAACGGGTGGTTCGGGCGCTCGACGACCACCGCAACGCAGCGCTCGTCTCGTCGTCCTACGAGGGCGCGCTGGCCGCGATGCGCGACGTCGCCCCGGAGACGCCGCTCGCCTACCTCTTCTGGAACTCGATCGAGGCCGGGCTCGCGGTCACGGAGCGCTACGACTGCGAGGCGGTCCACCCCTCGCTGGACATGGTTCGGGGGACGGACCTCTTCAACTCGGGCTACGTCCCGACCGGACCGTTCGTCGACGTCGACCTCGTCGAGCGGGCGCACGAGACGGGCCGGCCGGTCAACGTCTGGACCGTCACGGACTGGCACCAGGCCAGCCAGCTCCGGGCCGCCGGCGTCGACGGCCTCATCGCCGACTACCCGGGACTCACGCGGGCCACGCCGCCCCGAACCGCGACCGACGCCGGCCGGTCGGCTCCCGACGCGTCGGCAGCGATGTCGAACGACTGA
- a CDS encoding ABC transporter ATP-binding protein gives MSTGGESVFDEYRDAVERPIYRLFADYGLDHRAWFATGMTANVIARGASLLPPLVLGIAIDAVFPASGSGAPYELPFVPQTWLPTTDGGQFALSVGLIVGAFLVTAVFTWVYGVTANNFAHRVMHDVRTDCYAKMQNLDMPFFDDKQTGEVMAILNNDATNLERFLDDALHDSARLVVMIGGIAAILVWMNPQLALVTLVAVPAMALLTRWFMRAVEPRYVAQRKAVGALNTRLENSLSGIGLVKTTGTEEYETGRVTDASYTYFERTMAMLRLNYLYRPGMELLAGLSFGATFVVGGWWLATGEAPLFLSGTLTTGTFVTFLLMSQRFVTPLSEVSTIIDQYENARASSERVFGLMSIPATITDADDATALRDPSGEVTYENVTFGYDEEVVIDDVSFAAEPGETIALVGPTGAGKSTLLKLLMRLYDVDEGSIALDGHDVRDLTLESLREAIGYVAQDTYLFDGTIAENLRYGAFDAADEEIREAARAAESHGFITALPEGYDTRVGERGVKLSGGQRQRLAIARAMLQDPPVLVLDEATSDVDTETEAAIQRSLDRLTADRTTFVIAHRLSTVTDADRVFVLRDGTIEERGSHDELLDAEGSYARLWRAQSSGVAGGALD, from the coding sequence ATGTCGACGGGTGGGGAGAGCGTCTTCGACGAGTATCGCGACGCGGTCGAACGGCCGATCTATCGGTTGTTCGCCGACTACGGTCTCGACCACCGGGCGTGGTTCGCCACGGGGATGACCGCGAACGTGATCGCCCGCGGCGCGAGCCTCCTCCCGCCGCTCGTCCTCGGAATCGCCATCGACGCGGTCTTCCCGGCCTCGGGCTCCGGCGCGCCCTACGAACTCCCGTTCGTGCCCCAAACGTGGCTGCCGACCACCGACGGCGGCCAGTTCGCGCTCTCGGTCGGCCTGATCGTCGGGGCTTTCCTCGTGACGGCGGTGTTCACCTGGGTCTACGGCGTGACCGCGAACAACTTCGCCCACCGGGTGATGCACGACGTCCGGACCGACTGCTACGCGAAGATGCAGAACCTCGATATGCCCTTCTTCGACGACAAGCAGACGGGCGAGGTGATGGCGATACTCAACAACGACGCGACGAACCTCGAACGGTTCCTCGACGACGCGCTCCACGATTCGGCTCGGCTCGTGGTGATGATCGGCGGTATCGCCGCGATCCTGGTCTGGATGAACCCCCAGCTCGCGCTCGTCACCCTCGTCGCGGTGCCCGCGATGGCGCTGCTCACCCGGTGGTTCATGCGCGCGGTCGAACCGCGCTACGTCGCCCAGCGCAAGGCCGTCGGCGCGCTCAACACCCGGCTCGAAAACAGTCTAAGCGGCATCGGTCTCGTCAAGACCACCGGGACCGAGGAGTACGAGACCGGACGCGTCACCGACGCCTCCTACACCTACTTCGAGCGGACGATGGCGATGCTCCGGCTCAACTACCTCTACCGACCGGGAATGGAGCTCCTCGCCGGCCTCTCCTTCGGCGCGACGTTCGTCGTCGGCGGGTGGTGGCTCGCCACCGGCGAGGCCCCGCTCTTTCTCTCCGGAACGCTGACCACCGGGACCTTCGTGACTTTCCTCCTGATGAGCCAGCGGTTCGTCACGCCCCTCTCGGAGGTCTCGACGATCATCGACCAGTACGAGAACGCGCGGGCGTCGAGCGAGCGCGTCTTCGGTCTCATGAGCATCCCCGCGACCATCACCGACGCCGACGACGCGACCGCCCTCCGCGATCCGTCGGGTGAAGTGACCTACGAGAACGTCACTTTCGGCTACGACGAGGAGGTCGTGATCGACGACGTCTCGTTCGCGGCCGAACCGGGCGAGACCATCGCGCTCGTCGGGCCGACGGGCGCGGGCAAGTCCACCCTCCTCAAACTCCTCATGCGGCTCTACGACGTCGACGAGGGCTCGATAGCGCTCGACGGCCACGATGTTCGAGACCTGACCCTCGAATCGCTCCGCGAGGCTATCGGCTACGTCGCCCAGGACACCTACCTCTTCGACGGCACGATCGCCGAGAACCTCCGCTACGGCGCGTTCGACGCGGCCGACGAGGAGATACGTGAGGCCGCGCGAGCCGCCGAGTCACACGGGTTCATCACCGCGCTCCCGGAGGGCTACGACACCCGGGTCGGCGAGCGCGGCGTCAAACTCTCCGGGGGGCAGCGCCAGCGCCTCGCCATCGCGCGGGCGATGCTCCAGGACCCGCCGGTGCTCGTGCTCGACGAGGCGACCTCGGACGTCGACACCGAGACGGAGGCCGCGATCCAGCGCTCGCTCGACCGTCTCACCGCGGACCGAACCACGTTCGTGATCGCCCACCGGCTCTCGACCGTGACGGACGCCGACCGGGTGTTCGTACTCCGGGACGGGACGATCGAAGAGCGCGGGAGCCACGACGAACTCCTCGACGCCGAGGGGTCGTACGCGCGGCTCTGGCGCGCCCAGTCGAGCGGCGTGGCTGGCGGAGCGCTCGATTGA
- a CDS encoding HhH-GPD family protein, giving the protein MSTSEPSADGSLPEDTEAVRRALVAWYEADHRAYPWRETTDPYAIWVSEVMSQQTQLDRVVRAFEGFVERWPDVEALAAADRSEVVGFWSSHSLGYNNRARYLHEAAGQVVEEFDGSFPETPAELQELQGVGPYTANAVASFAFNNGDAVVDTNVKRVLYRAFSVPDDDTAFEEAAEALMPDGESRVWNNAVMELGGVACEKTPACDTAECPWREWCDAYATGDFSAPDVPTQSAFEGSRRQFRGRVVRVLGEYDSLPLSELGPRIRVDYTPDGEHGREWLSDLLSDLADDGLVALDTDGETTARLRQ; this is encoded by the coding sequence ATGAGTACCTCCGAGCCGAGTGCTGATGGCTCGCTTCCGGAAGACACCGAAGCGGTTCGTCGGGCGCTCGTGGCGTGGTACGAGGCCGACCACCGGGCGTACCCGTGGCGCGAGACCACCGACCCCTACGCGATCTGGGTCTCGGAGGTGATGAGCCAGCAGACCCAGCTCGACCGGGTGGTGCGGGCGTTCGAGGGGTTCGTCGAGCGCTGGCCCGACGTCGAGGCGCTCGCGGCCGCCGACCGCTCCGAGGTGGTCGGCTTCTGGAGCTCCCATAGTCTGGGCTACAACAACCGTGCGCGCTACCTCCACGAGGCGGCTGGCCAGGTCGTCGAGGAGTTCGATGGGAGCTTTCCCGAGACACCTGCTGAATTACAGGAGCTCCAGGGTGTCGGGCCCTACACCGCGAACGCGGTGGCGAGCTTCGCGTTCAACAACGGCGACGCGGTCGTGGACACCAACGTCAAGCGCGTGCTCTACCGGGCGTTCTCGGTCCCCGACGACGACACGGCCTTCGAGGAGGCGGCAGAAGCGCTCATGCCGGACGGCGAATCGCGGGTCTGGAACAACGCGGTGATGGAGCTCGGCGGCGTGGCCTGCGAGAAGACGCCCGCGTGCGATACGGCCGAGTGCCCGTGGCGCGAGTGGTGTGACGCCTACGCGACCGGCGACTTCAGCGCGCCCGACGTCCCCACCCAGTCGGCCTTCGAGGGCAGCCGCCGGCAGTTCCGGGGCCGCGTGGTCCGGGTGCTCGGCGAGTACGACTCCCTCCCGCTCTCTGAACTCGGTCCTCGAATCCGAGTCGATTACACCCCCGACGGCGAGCACGGCCGCGAGTGGCTTTCGGACCTCCTGTCGGACCTCGCGGACGACGGTCTCGTGGCGCTCGACACCGACGGCGAGACCACCGCTCGGCTTCGACAGTAG
- a CDS encoding CDP-glycerol glycerophosphotransferase family protein translates to MQQRLRAALDRAFLVIGCLCHWVVARLPLTRDPDLWVFGTRSGQGFADNAKYLYLHVAANHPEIRAVWLSTDPEVVETLRARGYEAHHTRSLRGLRANLRAGVVCVTHGLRDVTLALSGGARAVLLWHGTPLKHISWDSHFPGEPLPVRLAHSYAHDVLDRITIPAEAMIPAFVSGLHIDPEVLAVTGYPRNDALVGSIADDDIGLDGASLRAVEALAAEHRLVLSLPTFRDSGESVFETLDTAALDELLERHDAYLLVKPHPNEPLEPGTLAGDRIRGLPERVDSHALLPLADALLTDYSSVFFDYLLLDRPVLFYAPDLDRYRAERGFYFDYDEVTPGPVARTNPELLAALDRTLGAEADGFAAERARVRERFCDTRPDRAERVFRTVRGHENKRVRRSP, encoded by the coding sequence ATGCAGCAACGTCTCCGCGCGGCGCTCGACCGCGCGTTTCTCGTCATCGGCTGTCTCTGCCACTGGGTCGTCGCGCGCCTCCCGCTCACCCGTGACCCGGATCTGTGGGTGTTCGGGACGCGGAGCGGCCAGGGGTTCGCGGACAACGCGAAGTACCTCTACCTCCACGTCGCGGCGAACCACCCCGAGATCCGGGCGGTCTGGCTCTCGACGGACCCCGAGGTGGTCGAGACGCTTCGCGCCCGGGGCTACGAGGCCCACCACACCCGGTCGTTGCGCGGCCTCCGGGCGAACCTCCGGGCCGGGGTCGTCTGTGTCACCCACGGGCTCCGGGACGTGACCCTCGCGCTCTCGGGCGGCGCGCGTGCGGTCCTGCTCTGGCACGGCACGCCACTGAAACACATCTCGTGGGATTCGCACTTCCCCGGGGAACCCCTGCCCGTTCGCCTCGCCCACTCCTACGCCCACGACGTGCTCGATCGCATCACGATACCCGCGGAGGCCATGATCCCCGCCTTCGTCTCGGGGCTCCATATCGACCCCGAAGTCCTCGCCGTCACGGGCTATCCGCGCAACGACGCGCTGGTCGGGTCGATAGCCGACGACGACATCGGTCTCGACGGTGCCAGCCTCCGGGCGGTCGAGGCGCTCGCCGCCGAGCACCGACTCGTTCTCTCGCTCCCGACCTTCCGGGATTCGGGCGAGAGCGTCTTCGAAACGCTCGACACCGCCGCCCTCGACGAACTCCTCGAACGCCACGACGCGTACCTCCTCGTCAAACCCCATCCGAACGAACCGCTCGAACCCGGCACGCTCGCCGGCGACCGGATCCGCGGGCTCCCCGAGCGCGTCGACAGCCACGCGCTGTTGCCGCTCGCCGACGCGCTGCTCACCGACTACTCCTCGGTGTTCTTCGATTACCTCCTGCTCGATAGACCCGTCCTGTTCTACGCGCCCGACCTCGACCGCTACCGGGCCGAGCGGGGCTTCTACTTCGACTACGACGAGGTCACGCCCGGCCCGGTCGCCCGAACGAACCCGGAGCTCCTCGCGGCCCTCGACCGGACCCTCGGGGCCGAGGCGGACGGGTTCGCCGCCGAGCGCGCCCGGGTCCGCGAGCGGTTCTGTGACACCCGGCCCGACCGCGCGGAACGCGTTTTCCGAACCGTTCGGGGCCACGAAAACAAGCGGGTTCGAAGATCTCCATAG
- a CDS encoding YIP1 family protein, translating to MTQWVENPTGGRDRGPIALARAWLEVLVRPRRFFATGVAPGDQAPGLVFVGCVVAVEECSRFLLVPGALPVIADQRLASLVLVLVLAVGLVAPLALHFAAALCTLALTLLVPERAGISETVQVIAYATAPCLLAGPPIPLLRVVCAVYGAVLLVVGIGEVHETSLLRAALAAAVPAAFVFGYAFRGFAAAGTLLGLG from the coding sequence GTGACGCAGTGGGTCGAGAATCCGACTGGCGGGCGCGACAGGGGACCGATAGCGCTCGCGCGCGCGTGGCTCGAAGTCCTCGTTCGCCCTCGCCGGTTCTTCGCCACGGGGGTCGCGCCCGGCGACCAGGCCCCTGGCCTCGTCTTCGTCGGGTGCGTGGTCGCGGTCGAGGAATGCTCGCGGTTCCTCCTCGTTCCCGGCGCGCTCCCGGTGATCGCAGACCAGCGACTCGCCTCGCTCGTGCTCGTGCTCGTCCTCGCGGTGGGCCTGGTCGCGCCGCTCGCCCTTCACTTCGCGGCCGCGCTCTGTACCCTCGCGCTCACACTTCTCGTCCCCGAGCGCGCCGGGATCAGCGAGACGGTCCAGGTCATCGCCTACGCGACCGCCCCCTGTCTCCTCGCGGGCCCACCGATCCCGCTCCTCAGGGTCGTCTGTGCGGTCTACGGCGCGGTACTGCTCGTCGTGGGTATCGGAGAAGTCCACGAAACCAGTCTCCTGCGGGCCGCGCTCGCCGCAGCGGTCCCCGCGGCCTTCGTCTTCGGCTACGCCTTCCGCGGGTTCGCGGCCGCGGGAACCCTGCTCGGACTCGGCTAG
- a CDS encoding NADPH-dependent FMN reductase, giving the protein MTEPPHVVALCGSLREASYTRIALEHALAEAERLGASTDLIDLRDVDLPIFNADDREAGDALAMKERIRRADSVILGTPSYHGSYSSVLKAALDYCGFDEFENTTVGLLSVAGGAFPITPLDHLRSVARALNAWVIPHHAAVPKARNKFEDGALVDESSRERVATLGQRSVEYANIEPDPPSIESTENPGADD; this is encoded by the coding sequence ATGACCGAGCCCCCACACGTCGTCGCGCTCTGTGGCAGCCTCCGGGAGGCGAGCTACACCCGGATCGCGCTCGAACACGCGCTCGCGGAGGCCGAGCGCCTCGGCGCGAGCACGGACCTGATCGACCTCCGTGACGTCGATCTCCCGATATTCAACGCCGACGACCGCGAGGCCGGCGACGCGCTCGCGATGAAGGAACGGATCCGACGGGCCGACAGCGTCATCCTCGGGACCCCTTCCTACCACGGCTCGTACTCCTCGGTGCTGAAGGCCGCCCTCGACTACTGTGGCTTCGACGAGTTCGAGAACACGACGGTAGGATTGCTGAGCGTCGCCGGCGGCGCGTTCCCCATCACGCCGCTCGATCACCTCCGGTCGGTGGCGCGGGCGCTCAACGCGTGGGTGATTCCCCACCACGCCGCGGTGCCGAAGGCCCGCAACAAGTTCGAAGACGGCGCGCTCGTCGACGAGTCCTCGCGCGAGCGGGTGGCGACGCTGGGCCAACGGTCGGTGGAGTACGCGAACATCGAACCCGACCCGCCGAGCATCGAGAGCACCGAGAATCCCGGCGCGGACGATTAG
- a CDS encoding HAD-IIA family hydrolase, translating to MTAAVSTPIGTAVVLAAGVGSRLRPVTADQPKPCVTIGSRPILAHQLHAYADAGIVEVVVVAGYLADDVRELCSAVAAERPELEITVIENEDYDTTNNMYSLSLAREAVDGEAFCLSNGDVVFDPRVAAELATGSGSAIACDTDTYDEESMKLTLDSRNRVEHLSKDVDAAEADATSIDAYRFSADFSTRLFEEIEERLAADTGDWTEVAIDALLAPGDHDVEPLDIAGARWVEVDDFDXLAPGDHDVEPLDIAGARWVEVDDFDDLHRADRVFSPLSALREKGAVFFDLDGTLYLGDDLLSGADGVVGSLREAGVDVYFLSNNSSGWKTAYAEKLGSLGIPADEADIVLSTDGVIEYLDEQAASAYVVGTRAMRGAMTDAGLTVEADEPDAVVVGFDTELTYEKARRASLAIQDGAEFLLAHPDMVCPTPDGPIPDCGSIGAFVAAATGEEPDRVFGKPDPRMLDHVLDDHDLSPADVAVVGDRLGTEIRLAERLGCESVCVLTGDATREAVETSPLAPTLVAESVADLDDFL from the coding sequence ATGACTGCTGCAGTATCCACCCCGATAGGCACGGCAGTGGTGCTCGCGGCCGGGGTCGGTTCCCGGCTCCGCCCCGTGACCGCCGACCAGCCAAAGCCCTGCGTGACGATCGGATCACGACCGATCCTCGCCCACCAGCTCCACGCCTACGCCGACGCCGGCATCGTCGAGGTCGTGGTCGTCGCGGGCTATCTCGCCGACGACGTCCGCGAACTGTGTTCGGCGGTCGCGGCCGAACGCCCCGAACTCGAGATCACGGTGATCGAGAACGAGGACTACGACACCACCAACAACATGTACTCGCTGTCGCTCGCCCGTGAGGCGGTCGACGGCGAGGCGTTCTGCCTCTCGAACGGCGACGTGGTGTTCGACCCCCGCGTCGCCGCCGAACTCGCCACGGGCTCCGGCAGCGCCATCGCGTGCGACACCGACACCTACGACGAGGAGTCGATGAAGCTCACCCTCGATAGCCGAAACCGGGTCGAACACCTCTCGAAGGACGTCGACGCGGCCGAGGCCGATGCCACGAGCATCGACGCCTACCGGTTCTCCGCCGACTTCTCGACCCGACTGTTCGAGGAGATCGAGGAGCGGCTCGCGGCCGACACCGGCGACTGGACCGAGGTCGCCATCGACGCACTCCTCGCGCCCGGCGACCACGACGTCGAACCCCTCGACATCGCGGGCGCGCGATGGGTCGAGGTCGACGACTTCGACGNCCTCGCGCCCGGCGACCACGACGTCGAACCCCTCGACATCGCGGGCGCGCGATGGGTCGAGGTCGACGACTTCGACGACCTCCACCGGGCCGACCGGGTGTTCTCGCCGCTCTCGGCCCTGCGCGAGAAGGGCGCGGTCTTCTTCGACCTCGACGGCACGCTCTACCTCGGCGACGACCTCCTGTCGGGCGCGGACGGGGTCGTCGGATCGCTCCGCGAGGCCGGCGTCGACGTGTACTTCCTCTCGAACAACTCCTCGGGCTGGAAGACCGCCTACGCCGAGAAACTGGGTTCACTCGGGATCCCCGCCGACGAGGCCGACATCGTGCTCTCGACCGACGGTGTGATCGAGTACCTCGACGAGCAGGCCGCGAGCGCCTACGTCGTCGGCACGCGTGCGATGCGCGGCGCGATGACGGACGCGGGGCTGACGGTCGAGGCCGACGAGCCCGACGCGGTGGTGGTCGGCTTCGACACCGAACTCACCTACGAGAAGGCCAGACGCGCCTCGCTCGCGATCCAGGACGGCGCGGAGTTCCTGCTCGCCCACCCGGACATGGTCTGTCCGACGCCGGACGGCCCGATCCCCGACTGCGGGTCGATCGGCGCGTTCGTCGCCGCCGCGACCGGCGAGGAGCCCGACCGGGTGTTCGGGAAACCCGACCCACGGATGCTCGACCACGTGCTCGACGACCACGACCTCTCGCCCGCCGACGTCGCGGTGGTCGGCGACCGGCTCGGAACCGAGATCCGCCTCGCCGAGCGCCTCGGCTGCGAGTCGGTCTGTGTGCTCACCGGCGACGCCACGCGGGAGGCGGTCGAGACGAGCCCGCTCGCACCGACGTTGGTTGCCGAAAGCGTCGCGGACCTCGACGACTTCCTGTAA